One segment of Ascochyta rabiei chromosome 7, complete sequence DNA contains the following:
- a CDS encoding Fatty-acyl-CoA synthase system, which translates to MRPEVEQELSHTLLIELLAYQFASPVRWIETQDVVLGENTTERIVEIGPADTLGVMAKRTLASKYEAHDAALSVQRQILCYNKDAKDIYYDVDPVEDEPEAAPATSGAAPAAASSAPAAAAAPVAAASAPSAGPAAQVPDAPVTATDILRALVAQKLKKPLLDIPLSKAIKDLVGGKSTLQNEILGDLGKEFGSTPEKPEDTPLDELGASMQATFNGQLGKQSSSLIARMVSSKMPGGFNITAVRKHLETRWGLAQGRQDGLLLLAITNEPAARLASESDGKAFLDEQANKYASIAGISLSAPVAGGDAGGAGGGMMMDPAAMDALTKDQRQLFKQQLELFARYLKIDLRAGDKSFIDSTKAQTALQAQLDLWTTEHGEFYASGIEPQFTPLKARVYDSSWNWARQDALTMYYDIIFGKLKAVDREIVSRCIAIMNRSNPLLLDFMQYHMDHCPTERGETYELAKELGQQLIDNCRDVLNEAPVYKDVAVPTAPHLEIDARGNMNYKEAPRASVRKLEHYVREMAEGGKLSEYGNRTKVQNDLQRIYKLIKQQHKLSKSSQLQIKSLYSNVIRSLSMNEGQIMPSENGKGANGKRGRNGRANGSTKQGKVETIPFLHLKRKDDHGWEYSKKLTGVYLDCLENAANNGVTFQGKYALMTGAGAGSIGAQVLQGLISGGAKVVVTTSRFSREVTEYYQSMYTRYGARGSQLIVVPFNQGSNQDVEALVDYIYDPKKGLGWDLDLIVPFAAIPENGREIDSIDSKSELAHRIMLTNLLRMLGAVKKQKQAFGYETRPAQVILPLSPNHGTFGNDGLYSESKMSLETLFSRWHSESWSNYLTICGAVIGWTRGTGLMGANNIVAEGIEKYGVRTFSQQEMAFNLLGLMAPAIVNLCQIEPVWADLNGGFQYIPNLKDLMTDLRKELTETSDVRRAVIKENAIENKVVNGEASEALYKKAKIEPRANMKFDFPTLPDWDSEVKPLNEDLKGMVDLEKVVVVTGFAEVGPWGNSRTRWEMEAYGEFSLEGCLEMAWIMGLIRNHNGPLKGKSYSGWVDAKTGEPVDDKDVKPKYEKYILEHSGIRLIEPELFNGYDPNKKQLMQEIQIEEDLDPFEASKETAEEFKRQHGDKVEIFAIEESGEYTVRMKKGATLIIPKALRFDRLVAGQIPTGWDAKKYGVPDDIISQVDPVTLFVLVSTAECLLASGITDPYEFYQYVHLSEVGNCVGSGIGGTTALRGMYKDRFLDKPVQKDILQESFINTMSAWVNMLLMSSTGPIKTPVGACATAVESIDIGYDTIVEGKARVCFVGGFDDFQEEGSYEFANMKATSNAEDEFAHGRTPKEMSRPTTTTRNGFMESQGCGMQVIMDAKLALDMGVPIYGVLGFTATATDKIGRSVPAPGKGVLTTAREQASKFPSPLLDIKYRKRQMELRRKQIKQWQESELLYLQEEVAAIKDSVSEDFSEAEYLQERANHIELEAQRQEKDALNSLGNNFWKKDPRIAPLRGALATWGLTIDDLDVASFHGTSTVANDKNESSVICEQMRHLGRKKGNALLGIFQKYLTGHPKGAAGAWMFNGCLQVLNTGLVPGNRNADNVDKIMEQFDYIVYPSQAIQTDGIKAFSVTSFGFGQKGAQAIGIHPKYLYAALEHTQFAAYKQKVEARQKKAYRYFHDGLINNTMFRAKDKAPYDDDKMQEVFLNPRARVALDKKTATYGYPKKDAADPKKDKKAEETQKMVESLTKATASANTKVGVDVESVNAINIENDTFIERNFTEKEIAYCQKAANPQASFTGKWSAKEAVFKSLGVKGKGAGAALKDIEIGNDETGAPVVELSGHAQEEAKRVGVKSINISISHSDEQAVSVAIAQF; encoded by the exons ATGCGTCCCGAGGTCGAGCAGGAGCTCTCGCACACGCTGCTCATCGAGCTGCTTGCATATCAATTCGCCTCGCCTGTGAGGTGGATCGAGACGCAGGATGTCGTTCTCGGCGAAAACACCACAGAGCGCATTGTCGAAATCGGTCCCGCAGACACGCTCGGTGTAATGGCCAAGCGCACACTGGCCTCCAAGTACGAAGCTCACGACGCTGCGCTGTCGGTGCAGCGCCAGATTCTGTGCTACAACAAGGACGCCAAAGACATCTACTACGACGTGGACCCTGTCGAGGACGAGCCAGAGGCGGCTCCCGCAACCAGCGGAGCAGCTCCAGCAGCTGCTTCATCTGCCCCCGCAGCTGCCGCCGCCCCTGTGGCCGCCGCCTCGGCTCCCAGCGCTGGCCCAGCCGCTCAGGTGCCAGACGCACCCGTCACAGCGACCGACATCTTGCGCGCACTGGTTGCCCAAAAGCTGAAGAAGCCTCTCCTGGACATACCCCTGAGCAAAGCCATCAAGGACTTGGTCGGAG GCAAGTCCACGCTCCAGAACGAGATTCTCGGAGACCTGGGCAAGGAATTCGGTTCCACCCCCGAGAAGCCCGAAGATACGCCCCTCGACGAGCTCGGTGCTTCGATGCAGGCTACCTTCAATGGTCAGCTTGGAAAGCAATCGTCCTCCCTCATCGCCCGTATGGTGTCTTCGAAGATGCCTGGTGGCTTCAACATCACAGCCGTGCGAAAGCACTTGGAAACAAGATGGGGTCTCGCCCAAGGACGACAAGACGGACTCTTGCTGCTCGCCATCACAAACGAGCCGGCGGCACGTCTCGCGTCCGAGAGCGACGGAAAGGCCTTCTTGGACGAGCAGGCCAACAAATACGCATCCATTGCTGGTATCAGCCTGTCGGCCCCTGTGGCCGGCGGTGATGCCGGCGGTGCGGGCGGAGGCATGATGATGGACCCTGCGGCCATGGATGCCCTTACCAAGGACCAGCGCCAGCTCTTCAAGCAGCAGCTGGAATTGTTCGCTAGATACCTCAAGATCGACCTGCGCGCTGGTGACAAGTCGTTCATCGACTCCACAAAAGCACAGACTGCGCTCCAAGCGCAATTGGACCTCTGGACTACCGAGCACGGCGAGTTCTACGCCTCTGGAATCGAGCCTCAGTTCACTCCTCTCAAGGCGCGTGTCTACGATTCGTCCTGGAACTGGGCGCGTCAAGACGCCCTTACCATGTACTACGACATCATTTTCGGCAAGCTCAAGGCCGTTGATCGCGAGATCGTCAGCCGCTGTATCGCCATCATGAACCGATCGAATCCTCTCCTCCTGGACTTCATGCAGTACCACATGGATCACTGCCCAACCGAGCGCGGTGAAACCTACGAACTCGCAAAGGAGCTTGGCCAGCAGCTTATCGACAACTGCCGAGACGTTCTGAACGAGGCTCCTGTCTACAAGGATGTCGCCGTGCCCACTGCACCCCACCTCGAGATCGATGCTCGCGGCAACATGAACTACAAGGAGGCTCCTCGCGCAAGTGTGCGCAAGCTGGAGCATTACGTTCGTGAGATGGCCGAAGGAGGCAAGCTCTCAGAGTACGGCAATCGCACAAAGGTTCAGAACGACTTGCAGCGTATCTACAAGCTGATCAAGCAGCAACACAAGCTATCCAAGTCGTCGCAGCTGCAGATTAAGAGTCTGTACAGCAATGTCATTCGCTCGCTCTCGATGAATGAGGGCCAGATCATGCCTAGCGAGAACGGCAAGGGCGCGAATGGAAAGCGTGGCCGCAATGGCCGTGCCAACGGCTCTACCAAGCAGGGCAAGGTCGAGACCATTCCTTTCCTTCATCTGAAGAGGAAGGATGACCACGGCTGGGAATACAGCAAGAAGTTGACAGGTGTCTACCTTGACTGTCTCGAGAACGCTGCCAACAATGGTGTTACTTTCCAGGGCAAATATGCCTTGATGACAGGCGCTGGCGCCGGCTCCATTGGCGCTCAGGTCCTGCAGGGTCTGATCAGCGGTGGTGCCAAGGTTGTTGTTACCACGTCCAGGTTCTCCCGCGAGGTCACCGAGTACTACCAGTCCATGTACACTCGCTATGGTGCTCGTGGCTCTCAGCTCATTGTTGTCCCCTTCAATCAGGGCAGCAACCAGGATGTTGAGGCACTCGTAGACTACATCTACGACCCCAAGAAGGGGCTGGGCTGGGACCTTGACCTCATCGTGCCGTTCGCTGCCATTCCTGAGAACGGTCGTGAGATTGATAGCATCGACTCCAAGTCTGAGCTTGCTCACCGTATCATGTTGACCAACCTCCTCCGCATGCTCGGTGCAgtgaagaagcagaagcaggcCTTTGGCTACGAGACTCGCCCGGCTCAGGTCATCCTGCCCCTTTCTCCTAACCACGGTACTTTTGGTAACGACGGTCTGTACTCAGAGTCCAAGATGTCTCTTGAGACTCTCTTCTCAAGGTGGCACTCTGAGAGCTGGAGCAACTACCTCACGATTTGCGGTGCTGTTATTGGCTGGACTCGTGGTACTGGTCTCATGGGTGCGAACAACATCGTTGCTGAAGGCATTGAGAAGTACGGTGTCCGTACCTTTTCTCAGCAGGAGATGGCCTTCAACTTGCTTGGTCTGATGGCACCGGCCATTGTCAACCTCTGCCAGATCGAGCCTGTGTGGGCTGACCTAAACGGTGGCTTCCAGTACATCCCCAACCTCAAGGACCTCATGACCGATCTGCGTAAAGAACTCACCGAGACAAGCGATGTCCGCCGCGCTGTCATCAAGGAAAACGCCATCGAAAACAAGGTCGTCAACGGCGAGGCTAGCGAGGCTCTGTACAAGAAGGCTAAGATAGAGCCCAGAGCCAACATGAAGTTTGACTTCCCTACGTTGCCTGACTGGGATTCTGAAGTCAAGCCTCTCAACGAAGACCTGAAGGGAATGGTCGACCTTGAGAAGGTTGTCGTTGTTACCGGTTTCGCTGAGGTCGGTCCTTGGGGTAACTCCAGGACCCGCTGGGAGATGGAAGCCTACGGCGAATTCTCACTCGAAGGTTGTCTTGAAATGGCCTGGATCATGGGTCTCATCAGGAACCACAACGGCCCGCTCAAGGGTAAGAGTTACTCTGGCTGGGTAGATGCCAAGACTGGCGAGCCCGTCGACGACAAGGACGTCAAGCCCAAGTACGAGAAGTACATCCTCGAGCACAGTGGTATTCGTCTCATCGAACCAGAGCTGTTCAACGGTTACGATCCCAACAAGAAGCAGCTTATGCAAGAGATCCAAATCGAGGAGGACCTTGATCCTTTCGAGGCCTCGAAGGAGACTGCCGAAGAGTTCAAGCGCCAGCATGGCGACAAGGTCGAGATCTTCGCCATCGAAGAGTCCGGCGAATACACTGTTCGCATGAAGAAGGGTGCCACCCTCATCATTCCCAAGGCTTTGCGCTTTGATCGCCTTGTTGCTGGTCAGATCCCCACTGGTTGGGACGCAAAGAAGTACGGTGTCCCTGATGATATCATCTCTCAGGTCGACCCTGTCACCCTGTTCGTCCTTGTGTCGACAGCAGAGTGTCTGCTTGCCAGCGGTATTACCGATCCCTATGAGTTCTACCAGTACGTCCACTTGTCGGAAGTTGGTAACTGTGTAGGTTCCGGTATTGGTGGTACCACCGCTCTGAGAGGAATGTACAAGGACCGCTTCCTGGACAAGCCTGTCCAGAAAGACATTCTTCAGGAGTCTTTCATCAACACCATGAGCGCGTGGGTCAATATGTTGCTCATGTCGTCTACTGGTCCTATCAAGACTCCGGTCGGTGCTTGCGCCACTGCTGTCGAGTCCATTGACATTGGTTACGATACCATCGTCGAGGGCAAGGCTCGTGTCTGTTTCGTTGGTGGCTTCGATGACTTCCAGGAGGAGGGCTCTTACGAGTTCGCCAACATGAAGGCCACCAGCAACGCCGAGGACGAGTTTGCACATGGCCGCACCCCCAAGGAAATGTCCCGCCCTACTACCACCACCCGTAACGGATTCATGGAATCGCAAGGCTGCGGTATGCAGGTCATCATGGATGCCAAGCTGGCGCTCGACATGGGTGTTCCCATCTATGGTGTTCTTGGCTTCACAGCAACCGCTACTGACAAGATTGGTCGTTCGGTCCCTGCCCCCGGTAAGGGTGTTTTGACCACTGCTCGTGAGCAAGCCTCTAAATTCCCTTCGCCTCTGCTTGATATCAAGTACAGGAAGCGCCAGATGGAACTTCGCCGCAAGCAGATCAAACAATGGCAGGAGTCTGAGCTTCTGTACCTTCAAGAGGAAGTCGCCGCCATCAAGGACTCTGTCTCTGAGGACTTCAGCGAGGCCGAATACCTCCAGGAGCGTGCCAACCACATTGAGCTTGAGGCTCAACGACAGGAGAAGGACGCACTCAACAGCCTCGGCAACAACTTCTGGAAGAAGGACCCCCGCATTGCGCCTCTCCGTGGCGCTCTTGCTACTTGGGGTCTCACCATCGACGACCTCGACGTCGCATCGTTCCACGGCACATCCACTGTCGCCAACGACAAGAACGAGTCGAGTGTCATTTGCGAGCAGATGCGTCATCTCGGTCGCAAGAAGGGTAACGCCCTGCTCGGTATCTTCCAGAAGTACCTCACCGGTCACCCCAAGGGTGCTGCTGGAGCATGGATGTTCAACGGCTGCTTGCAGGTCCTCAACACAGGTCTTGTGCCCGGTAACCGGAACGCGGACAACGTCGACAAAATCATGGAGCAATTCGACTACATCGTCTACCCCTCGCAAGCAATCCAGACCGATGGCATCAAGGCTTTCTCCGTCACTTCATTTGGTTTCGGTCAGAAGGGCGCTCAGGCAATTGGTATCCATCCCAAGTACCTCTACGCCGCTCTCGAGCACACTCAGTTTGCTGCCTACAAGCAGAAGGTTGAGGCTCGACAAAAGAAGGCCTACCGCTACTTCCACGATGGTCTCATCAACAACACAATGTTCCGCGCAAAAGACAAGGCTCCTTACGATGATGACAAGATGCAGGAGGTATTCCTCAACCCCCGTGCACGTGTTGCTCTGGACAAGAAGACCGCCACCTATGGCTACCCAAAGAAGGATGCTGCGGACCCcaagaaggacaagaaggCAGAGGAGACCCAAAAGATGGTCGAGTCGCTAACCAAGGCTACCGCCTCGGCAAACACCAAGGTCGGTGTCGACGTCGAGAGCGTCAATGCAATCAACATCGAGAATGACACCTTTATTGAGCGCAACTTTACCGAGAAGGAGATTGCCTACTGCCAGAAGGCTGCTAACCCTCAGGCCAGCTTCACCGGCAAGTGGTCAGCTAAGGAAGCCGTCTTCAAGTCGCTCGGTGTCAAGGGTAAGGGCGCAGGTGCTGCTCTGAAGGACATTGAGATTGGTAACGATGAGACTGGTGCACCGGTCGTTGAG CTTTCTGGCCACGCTCAAGAAGAGGCCAAGCGTGTCGGCGTGAAGAGCATCAATATCAGCATCAGCCACTCCGATGAACAGGCTGTTTCTGTCGCCATCGCGCAATTCTAG